A stretch of DNA from Pseudonocardia hierapolitana:
CTGGCTCACCGGTGACGACGAGGTCCGCATCCCGCCCCGCCTGCACGACCTGGTGGCGCTCGCCCACGACGAGTACCGCGGGCTCTCCGCCGAGGGACGGCTCGGCCCCGAACCGGACGTCGACGCGCTGGCCCGCGGCCGCGCGGTGGTCGACTACGTCGCCTCACTGACCGACGGCCAGGCCGGCGCGCTGCTCGACGTCCTGACGGGCCGCTCCGCGCGGCTGTGGGCGGACGCGGTGGCCCTCTGACCAGCACGTCGTGCACACCGCGGCGACACGGTGCACGGCCGGGCGGCGCGGCTAGGCGGAGCCGAGGGAGCCCGTCGAGAGGATGCCGCCGTCGACGCGGACCGTCTCGCCGGTGATCCAGGAGGCCGCGTCGGAGACGAGGAACCCGACCAGCCGGGCGACGTCCTCGGGCGTGCCGAGGCGCTTCATCGGGTAGGCGGCTGCCACTTTGTCCTCGTCGTGGGCGTAGAGGGCGGTGGCGAACTTCGTCTTCACCACGGCAGGCGCCACGGCGTTGACCCGGATCGACGGGCCGAGCTGCCAGGCGAGCTCCTCGGTGAGCCGGATGAGCGCGGCCTTCGACGCCCCGTACGCCGCGATCACGCCCGAGGAGCGGATGCCGGCCACCGAGGCGAGGTTGACGATCGCGCCGCCGTGCTCGCCCATCCACGCCTTGTAGGCGAGCTGCACGAACCCGAGCGCGGCGACGACATTGGTGTCGAAGGTCTTGCGGACGGCGTCGAGGTCGGCGTCCATGAGGGAGCCGTAGGTCGGGTTGATCCCCGTGTTGTTGACCAGGATCGCGAGGTTGCCGAACCGCTCCACGGTGCGGGCGACGGCCTCCTCGCGGGCCTCGTCGGATCCGGCGTTGCCCGGGAGGGCGAGCACCCGCCCGGGGTCGGTGCCCGCCGCCAGCTGCTCGGCCGCCGCGGCCAGCTCGTCCGGCTTGCGTGCGGTGATCGTGACCGACGCGCCCCTGCCGAGCAGCTCGCGGGCGATGGCGAAGCCGATTCCGCGGCTCGCGCCGGTGACGAGGGCTGCGCGACCAGCAAGATCCTGGGGGACGCCTGCGGAGATGTCGGCGGTGACGTCGGTCATGTCCGCGACCCTACTTCCCGAAACCGCTCGACCCGGCCGGTACTCTGGACTGCGTGATCATGGTCCGGATCGAGTAGCGGCGGCGCGCGTCATCTCTCGCGTGCCGTCCCTTCCACTCGTTCTGGAGTCCTTCTCGTGATCACCGCCTCCGACCTGGAACTGCGTGCCGGGTCCCGGATCCTCCTGTCCGGCGCCGCCCTGCGCGTGCAGCCCGGCGACCGCATCGGCCTCGTCGGCCGCAACGGTGCCGGCAAGACCACCTCGATGCGGGTGCTCGCCGGTGAGGGCGAGCCCTACGGCGGTGCGGTCCGCGCCACCGGCCCGGTCGGCTACCTCCCGCAGGACCCCCGCGAGGGCGACCTGTCGGTGCCTGCGCGCGACCGCGTGCTGTCGGCGCGCGGGCTGGACACGCTGCTGCGCAAGATGGAGAAGGCGCAGACGGCGATGGCCGAGCTGGTCGACGGCGCCGAGAACGCCAAGGCGGTGCGCGAGTACGGCCGGCTCGAGGAGCGGTTCTCCGCGCTCGGCGGCTACGCGGCCGAGAGCGACGCCGCCCGGATCTGCACCCACCTCGGGCTGCCCGAGCGCGTCCTCGGGCAGCCGATGGCCACGCTGTCCGGTGGCCAGCGCCGCCGCGTCGAGCTCGCCCGCATCCTCTTCGCCGCCTCCGACGGCGGCAGCCAGAGCGCCACGACGTTGCTGCTCGACGAGCCCACCAACCACCTCGACGCCGACTCGATCACCTGGCTGCGCGGGTTCCTGTCCAACCACGAGGGCGGGCTCGTCGTGATCAGCCACGACACCGATCTGCTCGCCGCGGTCGTCAACAAGGTGTGGTTCCTCGACGCCACCCGCGGCGAGGTCGACATCTACAACATGGACTGGCGCCGCTACCAGGAGGCGCGGGCCACCGACGAGAAGCGCCGCCGCCGCGAGCGCGCCAACGCCGAGAAGAAGGCCGCCGCGCTGCACGCCCAGGCCGCGAAGATGGGCGCCAAGGCCACGAAGGCGGTGGCGGCCAAGAACATGGCCCGCCGCGCCGACCAGATGCTCGCGTCGCTGGAGCCGGAGCGGCAGGCCGACCGGGTCGCGCGGATCCGTTTCCCGGACCCGGCGCCCTGCGGGCGCACCCCGCTCACCGCGGAGGGGCTGTCGAAGTCGTTCGGCTCGCTCGAGGTGTTCACCGGTGTCGACCTCGCCGTCGACCGCGGCACCAAGGTCGTGGTGCTCGGGCTCAACGGCGCGGGCAAGACCACGCTGCTGCGGCTGCTCGCCGGCACCGAGAACCCGGACTCGGGCCGCGTCGTGCCCGGGCACGGGCTGCGCACCGGCTACTTCGCCCAGGAGCACGACACGCTCGACATGCAGGCCACGGTCTGGGAGAACATCCGGCACGCCTCGCCGGACACCCCGGAGCAGCAGCTGCGCACGCTGCTCGGGGCGTTCATGTTCTCGGGCGAGCAGCTCGACCAGCCCGCCGGCACGCTGTCGGGCGGCGAGCGCACCCGGCTCGCACTCGCCGGCCTGGTCTCCAGCGCGGCCAACGTCCTGCTGCTCGACGAGCCCACCAACAACCTCGATCCGGCCAGCCGCGAGCAGGTGCTCGACGCGCTGCGCCACTTCGCCGGGGCCGTCGTGCTCGTCACGCACGACCCGGGCGCGGTCGAGGCGCTGGATCCGGACAAGGTGATCGTGCTGCCCGACGGCACCGAGGACCACTGGTCCGCCGACTATCTCGAGCTCGTGCAGTTGGCCTGATCGGGCGATTTCCGCCGGCATGTCCCATGCCTGCCCGGCCACCCGATCGGGGTGCAGGCAGGTTCGTGGCCGCCGCCGTCGACGGCCGTGGCGGCATCCGGCGGGTCCGCGCTCCCCTGCCGGGGTGACTTGCGGGTGGCGACGGGGTGACATCCGGGTGTGCAGGTTGCGGCAATGATCACCCATACGCGTGATCCATTCGGGCGAACCGTTCGCCGATCACCGAGTGGATCTCCTGGCACCGGGTAGTTCCGTGGACGATCATTGCCGCACCGGGGGGAGCCGGAAACGATCTGCCTGCGGTCCGCGCAGG
This window harbors:
- a CDS encoding SDR family oxidoreductase; amino-acid sequence: MTDVTADISAGVPQDLAGRAALVTGASRGIGFAIARELLGRGASVTITARKPDELAAAAEQLAAGTDPGRVLALPGNAGSDEAREEAVARTVERFGNLAILVNNTGINPTYGSLMDADLDAVRKTFDTNVVAALGFVQLAYKAWMGEHGGAIVNLASVAGIRSSGVIAAYGASKAALIRLTEELAWQLGPSIRVNAVAPAVVKTKFATALYAHDEDKVAAAYPMKRLGTPEDVARLVGFLVSDAASWITGETVRVDGGILSTGSLGSA
- a CDS encoding ABC-F family ATP-binding cassette domain-containing protein, translated to MITASDLELRAGSRILLSGAALRVQPGDRIGLVGRNGAGKTTSMRVLAGEGEPYGGAVRATGPVGYLPQDPREGDLSVPARDRVLSARGLDTLLRKMEKAQTAMAELVDGAENAKAVREYGRLEERFSALGGYAAESDAARICTHLGLPERVLGQPMATLSGGQRRRVELARILFAASDGGSQSATTLLLDEPTNHLDADSITWLRGFLSNHEGGLVVISHDTDLLAAVVNKVWFLDATRGEVDIYNMDWRRYQEARATDEKRRRRERANAEKKAAALHAQAAKMGAKATKAVAAKNMARRADQMLASLEPERQADRVARIRFPDPAPCGRTPLTAEGLSKSFGSLEVFTGVDLAVDRGTKVVVLGLNGAGKTTLLRLLAGTENPDSGRVVPGHGLRTGYFAQEHDTLDMQATVWENIRHASPDTPEQQLRTLLGAFMFSGEQLDQPAGTLSGGERTRLALAGLVSSAANVLLLDEPTNNLDPASREQVLDALRHFAGAVVLVTHDPGAVEALDPDKVIVLPDGTEDHWSADYLELVQLA